A stretch of Henckelia pumila isolate YLH828 chromosome 4, ASM3356847v2, whole genome shotgun sequence DNA encodes these proteins:
- the LOC140866120 gene encoding mechanosensitive ion channel protein 8-like, with amino-acid sequence MPGSAEVIVKIHGGDPPPPPPASAATPPSNTSLDHATSSMQQREFIFHDDPPSKLIGQFLNRQKASGGEMTLDMDMEMDDQAYYHNFSPANSNQNNYVENNRNSPASKEPSFSFQAPKSSGSNVVDIGAYEQKEVGKSNGSPSSDEDESHKKVHDRKRLSNAANNVDVNNDNGSGEDCRLSRRASVQKRFSNLGRLQTKSRLMDPHDIPDRRSGMNKSGQIRSGMLDMPVEDEEDDPLFGEDFPEDYKKAKFDALTVAQWISLILLVTALVCTLAVSKWKRKNMRGLSLWKWELLVLVLICGRLVSGWGIRIVVFFIERNFFMRKRILYFVYGVRKAVQNCIWLGLVLISWHYMLDQKIEKGNKFLQYVNKLMVCLLVGTLLWLVKTLMVKVLASSFHVSTFFNRIQESLFNQYVIETLSGPPLVEIRNHQEEEDRTLVEVWRHHNAGATLPPDLRPPVFQPMKSEKFVGTTPGGFPTRATKGASDKISGTLPKNQDDQGISIDHLHRLNNKNISAWNMKRLINRVKNGVLSTLDEQVMDTSRGDEATTQIRSECEAKVAARKIFQNVTKPKAKFIYLKDLMRFMREEEALKTLNVVEGSTESERISKASLKNWVVNAFRERKALALTLNDAKTAVKKLHQMVNAIIGITIFIIWLVILEVATSKFLLFLSSQIVVVAFVFGNTCKIVFEAVIFVFVMHPFDVGDRCEVDGVQMIVEEMNILTTIFLRFDNQKILYPNVTLATKPISNFYRSPDMGDSVEFAVHVTTPAEKIALIKQRITIYIENKSEYWYPSPSVVLMNLENLHTLKMSVWLRHRMNHQNMGERWKRRALLVEEMVRIFKDLDIEYRLHPLDINVRAMPPLNSTRIHSAWPPPLPE; translated from the exons ATGCCAGGATCGGCTGAAGTCATCGTTAAAATTCATGGCGGTgatccaccaccaccaccaccagcCTCCGCCGCCACGCCGCCCTCCAACACTTCCCTGGATCATGCAACCAGCTCCATGCAACAAAGGGAATTTATTTTTCACGATGATCCCCCGTCCAAGCTCATTGGCCAGTTCTTGAATCGGCAGAAGGCTTCTGGTGGAGAAATGACACTGGACATGGACATGGAAATGGATGATCAAGCATATTATCACAATTTTTCTCCTGCCAATTCCAATCAGAATAATTATGTTGAGAATAACAGAAATTCTCCGGCGTCCAAGGAGCCGAGCTTCTCTTTCCAAGCTCCAAAATCTAGTGGTAGCAATGTGGTTGATATAGGAGCCTACGAACAGAAAGAAGTTGGAAAAAGCAATGGATCACCCTCCTCTGATGAGGATGAGAGTCACAAAAAGGTTCATGACAGGAAGAGATTGTCAAATGCGGCGAACAATGTTGATGTCAATAATGATAATGGAAGTGGTGAGGATTGTCGGCTTTCGAGGCGTGCCTCGGTTCAGAAGAGGTTTAGTAATTTGGGTAGGTTGCAGACCAAGTCCAGGCTGATGGATCCACATGATATCCCCGACAGAAGGTCCGGTATGAACAAATCGGGTCAAATCCGATCAGGGATGTTAGATATGCCCGTGGAAGACGAAGAGGACGATCCATTGTTTGGGGAAGATTTCCCCGAGGACTATAAGAAGGCTAAGTTTGATGCCTTAACTGTTGCACAGTGGATTAGTCTGATTCTTCTTGTTACCGCTTTGGTGTGTACGCTTGCGGTTTCGAAATGGAAGAGAAAGAACATGAGGGGATTGAGCTTGTGGAAGTGGGAGTTGCTAGTTCTTGTTCTCATTTGTGGGAGATTGGTGTCAGGTTGGGGGATCAGGATAGTAGTTTTCTTCATCGAGAGGAACTTTTTCATGAGGAAAAGGATTCTGTACTTTGTGTATGGGGTGAGGAAAGCTGTCCAGAATTGCATTTGGTTGGGGTTGGTTCTGATTTCTTGGCATTACATGCTTGACCAGAAGATTGAGAAGGGAAACAAGTTTCTTCAATATGTAAACAAGTTGATGGTATGCTTGCTTGTGGGGACTTTGTTGTGGCTGGTGAAGACCCTCATGGTTAAAGTTCTCGCTTCTTCGTTTCATGTCAGCACGTTCTTCAATCGCATTCAAGAATCGTTGTTCAATCAATATGTCATCGAGACACTATCAGGACCTCCACTCGTCGAGATACGGAATCATCAGGAAGAAGAAGATAGAACTTTGGTTGAGGTGTGGAGGCATCACAATGCCGGTGCCACGCTGCCACCTGATTTGAGGCCACCAGTTTTCCAACCTATGAAGAGTGAAAAGTTCGTAGGTACCACGCCTGGAGGTTTTCCTACAAGGGCGACTAAGGGAGCGAGCGACAAGATTTCTGGAACACTGCCTAAAAACCAAGATGATCAAGGCATATCAATTGATCACTTGCACAGATTAAACAATAAGAACATCTCTGCATGGAATATGAAAAGACTGATAAACAGAGTCAAGAATGGGGTTCTGTCCACCCTGGATGAGCAAGTGATGGATACGTCACGAGGTGATGAGGCGACAACACAGATCAGGAGTGAATGTGAGGCCAAGGTTGCAGCCCGAAAAATATTTCAGAATGTAACTAAGCCTAAGGCCAA GTTCATCTACCTTAAGGATCTGATGCGGTTCATGCGAGAAGAAGAGGCCTTAAAAACCTTGAATGTCGTGGAAGGATCAACTGAGAGCGAAAGAATCAGCAAAGCATCTCTTAAAAATTGGGTG GTGAATGCGTTCAGAGAACGAAAAGCTCTCGCCCTAACACTTAATGATGCGAAAACAGCAGTCAAAAAGCTTCATCAGATGGTAAATGCCATAATTGGTATCACCATTTTCATCATTTGGTTAGTGATTCTTGAAGTTGCTACTAGCAAGTTTCTGCTCTTCCTTAGCTCTCAGATTGTGGTAGTTGCATTTGTGTTCGGAAACACTTGCAAGATAGTATTcgaagctgtcatatttgtgTTCGTCATGCATCCTTTTGATGTGGGGGATCGGTGTGAGGTTGATGGAGTTCAG ATGATTGTTGAAGAAATGAACATCTTGACTACAATCTTCTTGAGATTCGACAATCAGAAGATACTATATCCAAATGTAACACTTGCCACTAAGCCCATCAGCAACTTCTACCGCAGTCCAGATATGGGAGACTCAGTTGAATTCGCAGTCCATGTTACTACACCAGCAGAGAAGATAGCCTTGATCAAGCAAAGAATCACAAT TTACATCGAGAACAAGAGCGAATACTGGTATCCTTCTCCCTCAGTAGTGTTGATGAATCTAGAAAATTTGCATACATTGAAAATGTCGGTATGGCTGAGGCACCGAATGAACCACCAAAACATGGGGGAGAGGTGGAAAAGGAGAGCCcttttggtggaagagatggTTAGAATTTTCAAAGATCTGGACATAGAGTATCGTTTGCATCCACTCGATATCAACGTTCGTGCAATGCCTCCTCTTAACTCTACCCGGATCCATTCGGCCTGGCCTCCGCCTCTGCCTGAGTGA